The sequence GCTGGCAGGTGGTCCGTCGCTGGACATCTTTGATGTTGCGGGTAAGTGTGAATTGTTCACAGTCTGTACTTCTGTGTaatgaatgattgtttttagggAGCATATCTCATTTTTGCTATTTtgtctccccttcctttcctatcTCCTCCACTCAGCACGTCGTGGGAGACATGCCAGGAGGTCCGTCCAAATTCCACCACGCCGTTCGGATGAGCAGGACAGTGCTAGTTCACCTCATTCTCCTGAAAGTATGCTTACAattatatatatgtttgtttttgtgtgtgtatatataaaaatacacatacatataatgataatgaaataataataatcatattatatacagtgtatatatatatatatatatatatatatatatatacacacacactgtctataatatgattatatatatatatatatatatatatacacacacacacacacttatatacatacacacatataacccatttatttatattattatatatgaatatatgtaaGCACAAATATAAGAACGTGTTAAGACTATTAATAGCATAACATGTATTTATAGATGCTTTCACATGCATACAAGCTCCagaatgtatatatttgtctTTATGTGATCATGTATAtccatttatctatctatctgtacaGTTAGATATAGACATGAACATGAAAAGTAAGCAAACAGGCATATATGGATATGTGTGGGGTAAAGATATATGCTCATCTACATgtgagaaaatatatatatatatatatatatatacacacacacacacacacacacatatatacatacacacacacattactagCACACCTATATAGCTgcaataaaaatgtgtgtgtgtgtgtgtgtgtgtgtgtgtgtgtgtgtatatatatgagaCATCATTTATACACTAACATAGAGATAAGATAGTTACGCATTACTCGTGTTtacattgttttgtttccttgtTATAGGTGATGTTGAAGAAGCCCCTGATACCCCGCCTCTGTGCCCAGAGGCCCCGCTTCAGGCCCCTCAGGCCAAAGCTCCATCACctgaagccccagctgccaggaCGCCCATCCCAAGTCCATCACGCCGTCCGGATGAGGAGGACAACACTAGTCCACTTCATTCTCCCAAAGGTATGCTTACAattatatatatgtttgtttttgtgtttgtacataaaaacacacatacatataatgataatgaaataataataattatatatatatatatatatacacacatacatacacacacatataaccaatttat comes from Sceloporus undulatus isolate JIND9_A2432 ecotype Alabama unplaced genomic scaffold, SceUnd_v1.1 scaffold_7939, whole genome shotgun sequence and encodes:
- the LOC121918296 gene encoding uncharacterized protein LOC121918296; the protein is MPRQRSLWTDGEVQCLFHLLEMNEGLDIIMRSTSHPNRAIYGKIARRMRRHGFQKTTEQVASKVKVMRTAFYRAMGQHGEDPEAQQKPAYFEKMWYLWMLAGGPSLDIFDVAARRGRHARRSVQIPPRRSDEQDSASSPHSPESDVEEAPDTPPLCPEAPLQAPQAKAPSPEAPAARTPIPSPSRRPDEEDNTSPLHSPK